CAGAGCATCATCGGCGGCCTTCTCAGACATcagtcacacacatgtgcacatacattcatgcaggcaagaCCTTCAAACACAAAAACCTTGCCCTTTCTCCCTAGGGCTTATCAAGCTGGTTTCAAAGCACAGAGCCCAAGTAATTTACACCAGAAACACAAAGGGTGGAGATGCCCCAGCTGCTGGTGAAGATGCATAAACAGGTGAGAACCCAAAGGTCTCTTGGCTTTGAAATACTGTGTATTCCCTCTGAGAAATGATTCTGACTTTAATTGTCTCTCTCATTGCAGGTTCAATCAGCTGtgcatttggaaaaataaaactttattaaatcagATGAATGGGTTCTTCTATTTATCTTACTAATAAAGGCAACTGGAGAGGATTTGGTTTTAGGGATAACAGTTGGAATGGGTTTGTTGGCCATGAGATAATATCAGGCTGGGAACTTTCAGCTTTTTCCTTTATGTGACTGCTTGCTTCTTGTTGCAGCTTCAGTTTTGAATTGATGcctgaaaggaaatgaagaattaGCAAGAGTCCTCCCCCACACacctgggacagggtttctctgtgccttttggaggctgtcctggaactagctcttttagaccaggttggGAACTCACACAGAGATCAGCGGTCTCTGCCTCACaggtgctaggactaaaggcttgtgccgccactgcccagcAGAATTAGCAAggttaataatgaaaatatggggCATGGCTGATTAGACACATACCTGGATTGCCAGCGGCGACCATTATTCCATACTCTGCCAAAAGAAGGCAGCCAGCCTGCACTAGTGTTGGAACTGTGGTCAAAGTTGGCCCCAACTCGTTCTGGGGGCAgtttcttcagtttttgtttttcttctgcaaaTAAGAAATAGGTTGAGGCCAGGAGTTGATggcactggcctttaatcccaactctcgggaggcagaggtaggtggatctctgtgagttcgaggcctgcctggtctccagagcgagtgccaggatagctacacaaagaaaccctgtctcgaaaaaccaaaaaaaggaaatgggTTGATCTGACTGATCTCAATTAGTATTGTATCAGACTACTGCTAAGTGGTTGGGTCTATTGACTGCTACTGCATTTTGGCCAGCTTAGGAAATGTGAAGTTAAGGTACTTACTTTCTTTAAGAAATTCTTCATAGGAAGGTCCTATTGGTAGGTTTCCAGAGCTATGTTCTTCCTCTTGGATCATCCATGGAGGTGTGGCACCTAAGACAGAGCAAAGCCCTTTACTATGGAACATGTTCCAGCCAGGAGTGCTCAAAAATAAAAGCTGGGGtttttggctgggtgttggtggtgcaggcctttaatcccagcactcaggaggcagagacacgcaAATCTCGAATTGTAAGCCATCCCCAGTCATGGTTACaaattgagaccctgtctgaacaGCAAGCCCAAAATGGTCTAGAAACACAGGTCAGAAACTTGCCTGAATGGATATTACCAACTCCAGGTGTATCCTGTGGTTAAAAATGGGGAGAAAAAAGTGTTAAGAAAACCATGAGATACAATATTCTGAACTCCAGTCACTAAAAAACCTTCCCAAGGTGGGATTGAAGTAAACAGGAGGTACAATCAATAGTTACACAGCAATTTGGGAAATAGAAGGGGGTGCTAGGATTCAATAGCAGGGTAGAGGGTCATAATTTCAGATGCTTGTAGGGGTACCCAAGTGTGGATACCCTATATCAAGATTAGGTTGTGAGGCTGGTATTCCAGAGTGGAAGCTGTTAGGAATAAAGGTCACCCTGAAAGGCTGCATAGTCTAGTAATACTACCACAGAAGGGTAGTAAGGGAAAATCCACAGGAGGGCAGATGGCTAGAATACGTAGAATGGACCCTCTTGGGACTTGAGGGGTCAGTGACCCCCTTCCAGTTTGCTTGTCCATTGTACCATACCTGATGGCCAATGAATGTTAAATGCTGTCCTGTCTCCATCCAGTCAAGCTCTGGAACACGTTGTGGGTCCAAGTGTGATACCtgctgtgagctggaggccacatggctgaaagacaggGGAGCCAGGCTGGCAGATGAGGTCCTTGAGCAGTGAGGATGGCAAAGATTAGAGCCGTCCCCATTTTCCAGCATCCAACTCAACAGTTCCCTGATAACTTACCCGTTAGCTGCTTCCCAGCTTCCCAGTGCCGAAGAGCCCTCATCTGGATCTGGCTCTGCCTGAGGCTGAGTTTGattcaggaaaaataaatgtgtctAAGGTGCTTAAGAGCCTGCCTGGACCATGCCCCCACACTCCAGACCCCAGTATCTTATGGAGGGTACTACCCATTTTGCCACCTCCCAGCCCTGCCCACATCTCCATTGAGGCACATGGACTTGTATGACCCAGTAGTTCTGAGAAGAGCTGATGTTGAAATGCTGGACAGGGGGAAGCCAGGCATCAGTAGATTTGGATACTGCTCTGGGTCCGCCGAGGGAAACCAACCTCTAAGACAGATCTGACCACTTCCTGCCGACTCTGTTCTATCTCACGGATCTGAGCTGCCATCTGTGGGGGAGAGAATGCTTAGGGCAGTTCAGGATCATGGGGAAAGGTCCTTTTCAGAAGTCTTTCTTCCTACCTCTTTAATCACCTCATCCTCTTTTTCCTCATAGGAATCCAGGCTCTTCACCATAGATTTCTTAAAcctaaaaataaaggaattataaaaatactgggagctggagagatggctcagaggttaagagcacactggctgctcttccagaggtcctgagttcaattcctagcaaccacatggtggctcacaaccacctagaatgagatctggtgccctcttctggggtgcaggctgaacactgtataaatagcaaataaataaatctttaaaaaaaaatactggagccaggcggtggtggcacatgcctttagtccctgcactcaggaggcagaggcaggtggatctctgtgagttcaaggccagcctggtctacaaagtgaatttcaagAGAGCCAGGACTAttatacaaagaaaccatgtctcaggaaaaaacaaaaacaaaacaacaaaaaattggaaaGACATAAATTAGCCTAGAACCCCAGCCCCACTAGTTGTAAAAAACACTTCAGTAAATAGCTTTTAATTCTGAGGGGAAAAAAGCTGAGACAGTCTGAATGTCCCCACTTTCGCCAtgtgagttctgagattacaggaatTACAGATTATCATGCTCCGTTTAATTTTGAGAATTTGCAACTCACAAAACTGATAAAATGAGCACCTGTACCTCTCACCTGGGTACACTGGTAACGCTGTCATGCCAGCCCCCCACTATTCatcctacattttctttttaaacacttgtttatttgttttggtttctagagacagggtttctctgtgtagcactggctgtcctggatctcactctgtagagcaggctggcctcgaattcacagagatccacttgcctctgctcctgagtgctgggattaaagacatgcaccacactGGCCAgcagactttttaaatttttacgagtacaggtgttttgcttgcatatactTCTGTACATTATATGCATGTCTAGTTTCctcagagaccaaaagagggtgttggatcccttggcgCTGGTTCTAAGTTGCACAACTagtgggtgctgaaaactgagctcaagtcttctgcaagagcaacaagttcccttaactgctgagccatcatctccagGCCCTACAGTTACCCAGTAGTGAGATTCAGGTTAACAGTTTCCGATAGGAATATTAACTGCTCATCTCCCATTGTTCCTTAGAAGGTACATTAACTGCCAGCACTTAGGCTGTTCCCAAGGCCACTCTTGACCACTTAGCCTTTATACCTAAAGGATTCATAGGATATTTTCCTATTTAAATCCCTCTACTTTTTACCTGTATCTTCCTTCTGCCAGAGTGAAAACTCTGGTCCCCAGGCACATATTTGTACTTGTTTTATATTACAATACTtaaaaagtggggctggagagatgcctccatggttaagagcattggctgctcttctatagAACTCTGGTTTGAggcccagcaccaacatggtggcccATGGAGACtatcaactccagttccaggggatctaatgccctcttctagcttgAGAGGGCATCGGATACACAAATGGTAAACATACACACAGCTAGGAAAAACCCATAcgcataattttttttaaaaaagcacataCTACTCTCCCAGTGGACTCCCttagttctcagcatccatgttgggcagctggcaaccacctgtaactccagatccagggggaTTTGATGCTTTTGGCCTCCTTGTGCAGCAACACTCATGCGCATATAcccaacagacacagacacacacatacacacaaacacaaaataattttttttttttttgagaaaggctttctctgtgtagttttggcttggaattccctctgtagaccaggctagcctcaaattcagagatccacctgccttgcctcctgagtgctgggattagaggcatgtgccattacGACACAGccccctcctttttaaaaataaaatagcactattggcttggagagatggctcaggagttaagagcataTACCATTCTTGCATACAACCCAAGCTCAGTTTCCAACACACGTAATGTGGGGCTGCTCAttaccacctgtaattccaggtaaACACCTGTATTCACAAcccatccctcccctctcctgacattattaaaaataagggctggagagatggctcagaggtcaacaGTACTTGATGCTCTTGGAGAAGACCTGGTTTTGGTCTTTaatacctacatggtggctcacaactgtgtaactctagttctacGGCATCTGACATggtcttctggcctttgcaggcacggCATGTTCAtagcatatatgcatacaataccAAGCCCAtcactcctacacataaaatagaagtaAGTCTTA
This genomic stretch from Cricetulus griseus strain 17A/GY chromosome 4, alternate assembly CriGri-PICRH-1.0, whole genome shotgun sequence harbors:
- the Cenatac gene encoding coiled-coil domain-containing protein 84 isoform X4; translation: MSSVSPNFLLWSRTRLQPQAPAAAEGGSGAAFTAEAARKAVRAAQVERYVPEHDRCCWCPCCGCEVRKHLSHGNLTVLHGGLLEHLASPEHKKATNKFWWENKANAQMKEKFLISPQDYARFKKSMVKSLDSYEEKEDEVIKEMAAQIREIEQSRQEVVRSVLEPQAEPDPDEGSSALGSWEAANGTSSASLAPLSFSHVASSSQQVSHLDPQRVPELDWMETGQHLTFIGHQDTPGVGNIHSGATPPWMIQEEEHSSGNLPIGPSYEEFLKEKEKQKLKKLPPERVGANFDHSSNTSAGWLPSFGRVWNNGRRWQSRHQFKTEAATRSKQSHKGKS
- the Cenatac gene encoding coiled-coil domain-containing protein 84 isoform X2; translated protein: MAPPQRCPLCRQTFFCGRGHVYSRKHQRQLKEALERLLPQVEAARKAVRAAQVERYVPEHDRCCWCPCCGCEVRKHLSHGNLTVLHGGLLEHLASPEHKKATNKFWWENKANAQMKEKFLISPQDYARFKKSMVKSLDSYEEKEDEVIKEMAAQIREIEQSRQEVVRSVLEPQAEPDPDEGSSALGSWEAANGTSSASLAPLSFSHVASSSQQVSHLDPQRVPELDWMETGQHLTFIGHQDTPGVGNIHSGATPPWMIQEEEHSSGNLPIGPSYEEFLKEKEKQKLKKLPPERVGANFDHSSNTSAGWLPSFGRVWNNGRRWQSRHQFKTEAATRSKQSHKGKS
- the Cenatac gene encoding coiled-coil domain-containing protein 84 isoform X1; its protein translation is MSSVSPNFLLWSRTRLQPQAPAAAEGGSGAAFTAGRSRSQGRSCRPGRTLCPRARSVLLVSVLWLRSTKTPEPRKPDSAARRSAGTSGQVTAEEHPPPRPEHKKATNKFWWENKANAQMKEKFLISPQDYARFKKSMVKSLDSYEEKEDEVIKEMAAQIREIEQSRQEVVRSVLEPQAEPDPDEGSSALGSWEAANGTSSASLAPLSFSHVASSSQQVSHLDPQRVPELDWMETGQHLTFIGHQDTPGVGNIHSGATPPWMIQEEEHSSGNLPIGPSYEEFLKEKEKQKLKKLPPERVGANFDHSSNTSAGWLPSFGRVWNNGRRWQSRHQFKTEAATRSKQSHKGKS
- the Cenatac gene encoding coiled-coil domain-containing protein 84 isoform X5, with translation MSSVSPNFLLWSRTRLQPQAPAAAEGGSGAAFTAGRSRSQGRSCRPGRTLCPRARSVLLVSVLWLRSTKTPEPRKPDSAARRSAGTSGQVTAEEHPPPRPEHKKATNKFWWENKANAQMKEKFLISPQDYARFKKSMVKSLDSYEEKEDEVIKEMAAQIREIEQSRQEVVRSVLEPQAEPDPDEGSSALGSWEAANGHVASSSQQVSHLDPQRVPELDWMETGQHLTFIGHQDTPGVGNIHSGATPPWMIQEEEHSSGNLPIGPSYEEFLKEKEKQKLKKLPPERVGANFDHSSNTSAGWLPSFGRVWNNGRRWQSRHQFKTEAATRSKQSHKGKS
- the Cenatac gene encoding coiled-coil domain-containing protein 84 isoform X6, which codes for MAPPQRCPLCRQTFFCGRGHVYSRKHQRQLKEALERLLPQVEAARKAVRAAQVERYVPEHDRCCWCPCCGCEVRKHLSHGNLTVLHGGLLEHLASPEHKKATNKFWWENKANAQMKEKFLISPQDYARFKKSMVKSLDSYEEKEDEVIKEMAAQIREIEQSRQEVVRSVLEPQAEPDPDEGSSALGSWEAANGHVASSSQQVSHLDPQRVPELDWMETGQHLTFIGHQDTPGVGNIHSGATPPWMIQEEEHSSGNLPIGPSYEEFLKEKEKQKLKKLPPERVGANFDHSSNTSAGWLPSFGRVWNNGRRWQSRHQFKTEAATRSKQSHKGKS
- the Cenatac gene encoding coiled-coil domain-containing protein 84 isoform X3 encodes the protein MSSVSPNFLLWSRTRLQPQAPAAAEGGSGAAFTAGRSRSQGRSCRPGRTLCPRARSVLLVSVLWLRSTKTPEPRKPDSAARRSAGTSGQVTAEEHPPPRPEHKKATNKFWWENKANAQMKEKFLISPQDYARFKKSMVKSLDSYEEKEDEVIKEMAAQIREIEQSRQEVVRSVLEPQAEPDPDEGSSALGSWEAANGLAPLSFSHVASSSQQVSHLDPQRVPELDWMETGQHLTFIGHQDTPGVGNIHSGATPPWMIQEEEHSSGNLPIGPSYEEFLKEKEKQKLKKLPPERVGANFDHSSNTSAGWLPSFGRVWNNGRRWQSRHQFKTEAATRSKQSHKGKS